The window CGAAATGATCCGAAGCGCCACTAGAATCGTCTCGCTCATCGAAATGAAGCCGAGGACGAAGACCCGCTCCGTTTCGGTGAGCGTTTCCGCGAGCGAATTCTTGAACCGCCGGTCGATCGCCTCCGCCACCTCCGCCGCCTGTTTCGGGTTCTGAACCTTCACGACATACCAGCCGACATTCCCCGCCTGAAACGGCGCCGTCTGCCGGAGCTTCTCGTCGAGGTATTGGTAGTGGAAGTGAAACTGCGTCTCATCGGTCGACTTTTGCTCCCCGGTGTAGATCCCCCGGATGACAAACTCCCACTCTCCCGGAAAGATCATCCCGCGCATCTGGATCGTATCGCCGACCTTCCAGTTGAAGCGCTCCGCCAGCTTCCGCCCCGCCACCGCGGCGTTCCGCTGCTGCTTGAACACCGCCTCCTGCTCTGGGGGGAGCTGGAACTCGGGGTAAATTTCGTACCAGGTGGTCGCATCGACGGCGAACTGGGGAAACTGCGAATGCTTCTCGTCGATGTAAATCCCGCCGAACCAGTTGGCGTACGACACGTCGGCCACCCCGGGGATTCCCCGAATCGCCTCTCGATAAGAGAGCGGCAACGAAAAACCGAGCGAAACGGCATTGCGGGTGATCAGCCGGTTCGGCGCCGAGGCATCGACCCCGGAGTACCAGGCGCCGATCACCGTCCGGATCAAGCCGAAGGCGCTGATGGCGATGGCGATTCCGAAGACGGTCAGAATCGACCGGAGCGGATGGCGCAGGGTGTTTTTCAAGATGAGGCGGAATAATTCCATCAGGCGAAGGACCCCTTGTCTAAATGTCGCACCGCCTTCGCACGTTCCGCCGCGCGGGGATCGTGGGTCACCATCACGATCGTTTTTCCATATTCCGTATTCAGCCGGCCGAGGAGGTTCATGACCTCCTCGGCGGAGGTTCGATCGAGATCGCCCGTCGGCTCGTCGGCGACCAACAACGGCGGATCGGTCACAATCGCCCGGGCGATCGCCACCCGCTGCTCCTGACCGCCGGAGAGCTGCTTGGGATAGTGATGAATCCGGTCGGCCAAACCGACCAGCTCCAGCGCCACGGCGGCATGCTCCCGCCGCTCCTGCTTCGCAAGCGGGGTCAGGAGGAGCGGCAGCTCGACGTTTTCAAGCGCCGTCAGGACCGGCAGGAGGTTGTAGAACTGGAAGATAAAACCGATCGTCTGCGACCGCCACCGGGCCAATTCCGATTCGGTGAGCGCGCCGAGCTCGGTCCCGGCCACACGAAGGAGGCCGCGCGTCGGACGATCGATTCCGGCGATCAGATTCAGCAGGGTCGTTTTTCCGGAGCCCGACGGCCCCATCAGCGCAAGGAACTCTCCCTCCGGCACCGTCATCGAGATGTTTTGGAGCACCGGAATTTCCAGCGTGTCCCGATGATACGATTTTGAAACGTCGATTAGTTCGATGAGTGAATCAGCCATAAAACCGTTATGGGTTAAACGTGAATCGTTAATCGTAAAAGCGAAAAGGCCCATTGGTTTCCGATTTTCACGTTTAACGAATAACAATTAACGATTCGCACTCTCTCCTATCTGAACCCGATCTCCGGGAGCCAGATTCTCAGGGGGATTGAGGACCACCCGGTCGCCCGGCTTGAGTCCTTGCTTGATCTCGACCTGGCTCCCGAGCGGCCCACCAGTCTCCACCGGAACCATCTCGACATGCTCTTCCCGAATGCGAAAGGCCACTTTTCGATCTTCCCGGGTGACGATCGCGCCGGGGTTCACCGTGACGATCGGCGCTCCTCCTTGATCGGCCTTAGGCTCGGAGAGGAAGGCGACCTTGGCGCTCATCTCGGGGAGGACCCGGTCGTCGAGGTTGAGAAAACGAATCTTGGTCAAAACCGTCGCCTTGGCCCGGTCGGCCGTCGGGACGATTGTCTGAACAACCCCCTCGTATTTCGTTTCCGGATAGGCGTCGAGGGTGATCTCGGCCGCCTGGCCGATCCGGACCTTTTCGATATTCGATTCGGAGACGTCGGCCTCCACCTGAAGCGACGACATGTCGGCCATCGTCACCACCGCCGCCTTTACCTGCGTCGATGTGCCGAAGGGGGCCACCACCTCCCCGACCTCGGCGTTCTTCGTCAGGACTGTCCCGTCGAACGGCGCCCGGATGACGGTGTTCTCCACTTCGACTTCGGCGGAACGGACCGCCGCCTCGGCCGCTTTCACCCCCGCCGCGGCCGAGGCGAGCGCCGCCTTTGACCCGCGGTATTGCGCCTCCGCTGCGTCGAAATCTGCCTGAGGAACAAGCCCCTCCTCCAGCAGACTTTTCTTCCGTTCGTAATCGGAGGTCGCATTGTCGAGCGCCGCTTTCGCCTGATCATACGCCGAGCGGGCGACATTGAGATTCGCCCTGGCGCGCGCCAAGGCCGCTTCCATGTCGTCGCTCTCCAGCCGGCCGATGATGTCCCCTTTCTTCACCCGGTCCCCTTCGCGCACCCGCAATTCGACCAGCCGGCCGGTCCCCTTGGAGGCGACCGCGGCGCGCCGCTGGGCGACCACGTAACCGCTGGCGTTGAGGAACGGAACCGACTGAGACGGATCGAGGGAGGAGACGGTCGCCACTTCGACCGATTTCGCCGCGCCGCTGAAGGCGCGAAGGCCGATCACAACCCCCATCGCCGTGACCAGAAAGAGAACAATCCAGAGCCCTTTTCGGCTTCGACGGGGGGTCGATCCGGCTCCGGTATTTTTCCAATCAATCTTGAGACGGGAGAGGTCGGAAGGCTTCGTTTCGATGGCGATTTCCTTTCAATGAAATGGGCGTCTTTTCATTGTAATGGCAATGTGTCGGTTCTTCAAGGAGGGATTTGCCGTTGACCTCGGCCGCTCCCTTCTCATATGATGCCAAGGTTGGCTTGTTGATCTCGAGTTGAATCGATCCGATATGGCGCGACTGACACTTTCAAACCACGATCACCTCGATTACACGCTGACCCTCCCCTCCCGGCCGGCCGAGATTCTCGTCGTCTACATCCACGGGTTCGCCTCGCACCAACGGGGGGAGAAGGCGATTTATTTCCGGGATCGCGCGGTCGAACGAGGGATGGCCTACCTGGCCTTTGATCTGCGGGGACACGGCGATTCGAGCGGAACGATCCGGGAGTTGACCCTCACCCGCGGGCTGGAGGACCTCTCCGCCATCCTCGCCGGCCCCGCCGCTCCCTTCCGGAAAATCGTTCTGATCGGCTCCTCGATGGGAGGCCAACTCGCGGTTTGGACCGCGGCCTGGAACCCGAACCGGATCGCCGCCGCCGTCTTGATCGCCCCCTCTTTCTCTTTCTACCAGAACCGGCTGCGCGATCTGGGGGAGGGGGGACTCCGGCGCCTGAACCAGGAGGGGGAGATGCGGATCAAAAACGAGTGGATCGATGTAACGGTCGGACGCGAGATGATCGAAGACGCGAAGGGGTACGACATTGAGAAAATCCTTCCCACCTATCTGACCCCGACGCTGATTCTTCATGGAACGGCCGATGCGACCGTTCCCCCGGAAGGAAGCTTCGACTTTCTCCGCCGCGCCGCGGCCCGCCCGCTCGATCTGGTCCTCATCGGCGGGGGAGATCATCGCCTCAGCCAACAAAAAGATTACCTCTTCGACATGATGACGGCGTTTCTTCATCGCGTCGGTCT of the Candidatus Manganitrophus noduliformans genome contains:
- a CDS encoding ABC transporter ATP-binding protein; translation: MADSLIELIDVSKSYHRDTLEIPVLQNISMTVPEGEFLALMGPSGSGKTTLLNLIAGIDRPTRGLLRVAGTELGALTESELARWRSQTIGFIFQFYNLLPVLTALENVELPLLLTPLAKQERREHAAVALELVGLADRIHHYPKQLSGGQEQRVAIARAIVTDPPLLVADEPTGDLDRTSAEEVMNLLGRLNTEYGKTIVMVTHDPRAAERAKAVRHLDKGSFA
- a CDS encoding alpha/beta hydrolase — its product is MARLTLSNHDHLDYTLTLPSRPAEILVVYIHGFASHQRGEKAIYFRDRAVERGMAYLAFDLRGHGDSSGTIRELTLTRGLEDLSAILAGPAAPFRKIVLIGSSMGGQLAVWTAAWNPNRIAAAVLIAPSFSFYQNRLRDLGEGGLRRLNQEGEMRIKNEWIDVTVGREMIEDAKGYDIEKILPTYLTPTLILHGTADATVPPEGSFDFLRRAAARPLDLVLIGGGDHRLSQQKDYLFDMMTAFLHRVGLVS
- a CDS encoding efflux RND transporter periplasmic adaptor subunit, which encodes MGVVIGLRAFSGAAKSVEVATVSSLDPSQSVPFLNASGYVVAQRRAAVASKGTGRLVELRVREGDRVKKGDIIGRLESDDMEAALARARANLNVARSAYDQAKAALDNATSDYERKKSLLEEGLVPQADFDAAEAQYRGSKAALASAAAGVKAAEAAVRSAEVEVENTVIRAPFDGTVLTKNAEVGEVVAPFGTSTQVKAAVVTMADMSSLQVEADVSESNIEKVRIGQAAEITLDAYPETKYEGVVQTIVPTADRAKATVLTKIRFLNLDDRVLPEMSAKVAFLSEPKADQGGAPIVTVNPGAIVTREDRKVAFRIREEHVEMVPVETGGPLGSQVEIKQGLKPGDRVVLNPPENLAPGDRVQIGESANR
- a CDS encoding ABC transporter permease, which gives rise to MELFRLILKNTLRHPLRSILTVFGIAIAISAFGLIRTVIGAWYSGVDASAPNRLITRNAVSLGFSLPLSYREAIRGIPGVADVSYANWFGGIYIDEKHSQFPQFAVDATTWYEIYPEFQLPPEQEAVFKQQRNAAVAGRKLAERFNWKVGDTIQMRGMIFPGEWEFVIRGIYTGEQKSTDETQFHFHYQYLDEKLRQTAPFQAGNVGWYVVKVQNPKQAAEVAEAIDRRFKNSLAETLTETERVFVLGFISMSETILVALRIISMVIIGVILLVLSNTMAMTARERLSEYAVLKTLGFGARHLIVFIIGESLLIALTGGLLGILITYPAANGFERAMGDAMGAIFPAFDVATSTQIICALMALIVGLAASAFPTWRAVQVRIVDGLRRVG